The Comamonas sp. GB3 AK4-5 genome includes a region encoding these proteins:
- a CDS encoding diguanylate cyclase, whose translation MLSLSDRYFALIVPLCVLLLAAALVGCWAALRYQRHQRYLLWLAAGYALSAIGLGWQSLLDSAQFARWAPVTGLLYLGGAWSLAQGMAGRYGCSAHPRIALLLGAVVLGALYYYGHVQDRLLVRMHWLNLGLGLVQVLPMYGILRSKPPSDRLERTLRGSFLVFACYTMVRPVLILLLVPGLQGSDIPRSGYWLITLAGSLIFALWFTMLLVACTVRDVFTTLREERNHDPLTQLLNRRAFMEGAKSILGAPRSAPWAVVAGDIDHFKQVNDRWGHACGDQVLQSVSEVLRQQVRKGDLVARFGGEEFVLLLRASLQEAETVVQRMRQQLASAEVLALPNGRQVTLSFGIAQLPSAQQLTQALSRADVLLYEAKQAGRNRVHVDAEVPGGAAVSKERAGDL comes from the coding sequence GTGCTTTCTCTTTCCGATCGCTACTTTGCACTCATCGTGCCGCTGTGCGTTTTGCTGCTTGCAGCGGCGCTGGTGGGCTGCTGGGCGGCATTGCGCTACCAGCGCCATCAACGCTATTTGCTGTGGCTGGCGGCGGGCTATGCGCTCAGCGCCATAGGGCTGGGTTGGCAAAGCCTGCTGGACAGCGCGCAGTTCGCGCGCTGGGCGCCGGTGACCGGTCTGCTGTATCTGGGAGGCGCCTGGTCTTTGGCCCAGGGCATGGCAGGGCGCTATGGCTGCTCGGCCCACCCTCGCATTGCCCTGCTGCTGGGCGCCGTGGTGCTGGGGGCGCTGTACTACTACGGCCATGTGCAGGATCGGCTGCTGGTGCGCATGCACTGGCTGAACCTGGGCCTGGGGCTGGTGCAGGTCCTGCCCATGTATGGCATTTTGCGCAGCAAGCCCCCCAGTGACCGCTTGGAGCGCACCCTGCGTGGCTCTTTTCTGGTGTTCGCCTGCTACACCATGGTCAGGCCGGTGCTGATCTTGCTGCTGGTGCCGGGTCTGCAGGGGAGCGACATCCCGCGTTCGGGCTATTGGCTGATCACCTTGGCAGGCAGCCTGATTTTTGCCCTGTGGTTCACCATGCTGCTGGTGGCCTGCACCGTGCGCGATGTGTTCACCACGTTGCGAGAAGAGCGCAACCATGACCCGCTGACCCAACTGCTCAACCGCCGCGCTTTCATGGAGGGGGCCAAGAGCATCTTGGGGGCCCCGCGCAGCGCGCCCTGGGCGGTGGTGGCGGGAGACATCGACCATTTCAAACAGGTGAATGACCGCTGGGGCCATGCCTGTGGCGACCAGGTGCTGCAGTCGGTCAGCGAGGTGCTGCGCCAACAGGTACGCAAGGGCGATCTGGTGGCCCGCTTTGGCGGGGAGGAGTTTGTGCTGCTGCTGCGTGCCAGCCTGCAGGAGGCTGAAACCGTGGTGCAGCGCATGCGCCAGCAACTGGCATCGGCCGAGGTACTGGCCCTGCCCAATGGGCGGCAGGTGACGCTCAGCTTTGGCATTGCGCAGCTGCCAAGCGCACAGCAGCTGACGCAGGCCTTGTCGCGCGCCGACGTCCTGCTGTATGAGGCCAAGCAGGCCGGCCGCAACCGGGTGCATGTGGATGCCGAAGTGCCAGGGGGCGCGGCGGTGTCCAAAGAGCGTGCTGGCGATCTCTAA
- a CDS encoding GGDEF domain-containing protein, whose protein sequence is MNLPADQYFALIAPICVILLGAVLLACWWTQRRQVSARFLLWLAAGYVLPAVAVGAQSLMSNAQLAQWTLLTAGLYLMGSWCMAQGMAQRYGQAHASRWLGAIVTAVTLALLRYFSQVYDDLWARVQWLNLGMGILQFLAMPSLLRAAPARDRLEKALRWTYIAFSCYILMRPLMVWLVVPTAETGQMARSGFWLLTLAGTLLFSLWFSLVLLSCAVRDVFTTLREERNRDPLTRLLNRRAFMEAAEAVLTDRRTGPWAVVAADIDHFKKVNDNWGHGCGDQVLQSVSQVLLKQVRAGDAVARFGGEEFVVLLQRVSLEAAEHVVQRIAQELRRTEMACLPRAQAVSMSFGIAPVAGLPGLAAALSHADELLYAAKQAGRDRICVAPQPRPPVPPPAASYQDILV, encoded by the coding sequence GTGAATCTGCCTGCCGATCAATACTTTGCCTTGATCGCTCCCATCTGCGTGATCTTGCTGGGCGCTGTGCTGCTGGCGTGCTGGTGGACGCAGCGCCGTCAGGTCTCGGCCCGTTTTTTGCTCTGGCTGGCTGCCGGTTATGTGCTGCCCGCTGTGGCGGTGGGTGCACAAAGCCTGATGAGCAATGCGCAGCTGGCGCAGTGGACGCTGCTCACGGCGGGGCTCTATCTGATGGGCTCATGGTGCATGGCCCAGGGCATGGCACAGCGCTACGGCCAGGCCCATGCCAGCCGCTGGCTGGGCGCCATCGTCACGGCCGTGACCTTGGCGCTGCTGCGTTATTTCTCCCAGGTGTACGACGACCTCTGGGCGCGCGTGCAGTGGCTGAATCTGGGCATGGGCATCTTGCAGTTCTTGGCCATGCCGAGCTTGCTGCGCGCAGCGCCTGCCCGCGACAGGCTGGAGAAGGCCTTGCGCTGGACCTATATCGCCTTCTCCTGCTACATATTGATGCGGCCATTGATGGTGTGGCTGGTGGTGCCCACTGCCGAAACAGGGCAGATGGCGCGCTCCGGTTTCTGGTTGCTGACCCTGGCCGGCACCTTGCTGTTCTCGCTCTGGTTTTCGCTGGTGCTGCTGTCTTGTGCGGTGCGTGATGTCTTCACCACGCTGCGCGAGGAGCGCAACCGTGACCCCTTGACCCGTTTGCTCAACCGCCGCGCCTTCATGGAAGCGGCCGAAGCGGTGTTGACCGATAGGCGCACAGGCCCCTGGGCAGTGGTGGCGGCCGATATCGATCACTTCAAAAAGGTCAACGACAACTGGGGCCACGGCTGTGGCGACCAGGTCCTGCAAAGCGTCAGCCAGGTGTTGCTGAAGCAGGTGCGCGCGGGTGATGCCGTGGCGCGCTTTGGTGGAGAGGAGTTCGTGGTGCTGCTGCAGCGGGTGTCGCTGGAGGCGGCAGAACATGTGGTGCAGCGCATTGCCCAGGAGCTGCGCCGCACCGAGATGGCCTGTCTGCCCCGGGCGCAGGCGGTGAGCATGAGCTTTGGCATTGCCCCGGTGGCAGGCCTGCCCGGCTTGGCCGCCGCACTCTCGCATGCCGATGAGCTGCTGTATGCCGCCAAGCAGGCCGGACGTGACCGTATTTGCGTGGCGCCACAGCCTCGCCCCCCCGTGCCGCCGCCTGCAGCCAGTTACCAAGACATTCTGGTGTGA